In the Magnetospira sp. QH-2 genome, one interval contains:
- a CDS encoding glutathione S-transferase family protein gives MIDLYTFATPNGKKASVMLEEVGLDYQVHVINIMKNDQFKPDFLKISPNNKIPAIIDSDGPGGQPLSLFESGAILIYLAEKCGRDDLLPPEGEARYTVLQWLMWQMGGFGPMLGQANHFLKFAKEDVPYAKTRYHDETVRLYGVLDRHLSNSAYLAGETYTIADIATLPWTLRHEFHGVDLADFPAVEAWAKTLKARPAVQKGLQVPEMP, from the coding sequence TCCGTGATGCTGGAGGAGGTGGGCCTGGACTACCAGGTTCATGTGATCAACATCATGAAAAATGACCAGTTCAAGCCGGACTTCCTGAAGATCAGCCCCAACAATAAAATCCCCGCCATCATCGATTCCGACGGCCCCGGCGGCCAGCCTCTCTCCCTGTTCGAGAGTGGTGCCATTCTTATTTACCTGGCGGAGAAATGCGGTCGCGACGACTTGCTGCCCCCCGAAGGCGAAGCGCGCTATACAGTCCTGCAATGGCTGATGTGGCAGATGGGAGGCTTTGGACCCATGCTTGGTCAAGCCAACCACTTTCTTAAATTCGCCAAGGAAGACGTGCCTTACGCCAAGACCCGCTATCACGATGAGACGGTTCGCCTCTATGGGGTGCTCGACCGGCACCTGAGCAACAGCGCCTATCTGGCCGGGGAAACCTATACCATCGCCGATATCGCCACTCTGCCCTGGACCCTGCGCCACGAGTTCCATGGGGTGGACCTGGCCGACTTCCCGGCGGTGGAGGCCTGGGCCAAGACCCTGAAGGCGCGCCCGGCGGTGCAAAAGGGATTGCAGGTTCCAGAAATGCCATAG